A genome region from Chlorobaculum tepidum TLS includes the following:
- a CDS encoding mechanosensitive ion channel family protein, whose translation MMNAETLIESWMMPVAATVLAVLLYLFGNAVLKRILERIRQTVAGSAPVLVRLLMPIRLLFVLIALAGIVYYVRMPGEIKELLTHILSISSIVGVSWFALRGFAVVEGVIQQRYRDAGKGDIEARRITTNVSLLRKIVNVLVVILAIAGVLMTFQTVRQIGLSILASAGLAGIVIGFAAQRSLQTLIAGIQIAITQPVRLGDIVVVENENGRVEEITLTYVVVRLWDERRIIVPITWFIDKPFQNWTRTSLELTGAVTLRVGYHVPVAEVRREFERIIAKSPLWDKRIARLDVTDSGDATMELRALVSAANATDLWNLRCHVREKLIAFIFPPQTLEGEEDAVVLPVE comes from the coding sequence ATGATGAACGCAGAGACTCTGATCGAATCGTGGATGATGCCGGTGGCCGCTACCGTGCTGGCGGTACTGCTGTATCTGTTTGGCAATGCTGTTCTGAAACGGATTCTTGAACGCATCAGGCAAACCGTAGCGGGAAGCGCTCCGGTACTTGTCCGGCTTCTCATGCCAATCCGGCTGCTTTTTGTTCTGATCGCCCTCGCCGGAATCGTGTACTATGTCCGGATGCCGGGTGAGATCAAGGAGCTTCTGACTCACATCCTCTCCATCAGCTCGATTGTCGGCGTTTCGTGGTTCGCGCTCAGGGGGTTTGCCGTCGTCGAAGGGGTGATCCAGCAGCGTTACCGCGATGCCGGAAAGGGCGATATCGAGGCGCGGCGCATCACCACCAACGTCAGCCTGCTCCGGAAGATCGTCAACGTGCTGGTCGTTATTTTGGCCATCGCCGGCGTGCTCATGACCTTCCAGACCGTGCGGCAGATCGGCCTGAGCATTCTCGCCTCGGCAGGGCTGGCGGGCATCGTGATCGGTTTCGCCGCCCAGCGCAGCCTTCAGACGCTCATTGCGGGCATCCAGATCGCCATCACGCAGCCGGTGCGCCTTGGCGACATCGTGGTGGTCGAAAATGAGAACGGGCGCGTCGAGGAGATCACGCTCACCTACGTCGTCGTACGCCTCTGGGACGAGCGGCGCATCATTGTGCCGATCACCTGGTTCATCGACAAACCGTTCCAGAACTGGACGCGCACCTCTCTGGAGCTGACCGGCGCGGTGACGCTCCGGGTTGGCTACCATGTTCCGGTCGCTGAGGTGCGCCGCGAGTTCGAGCGGATCATCGCCAAAAGCCCGCTCTGGGACAAACGCATCGCCCGGCTCGACGTCACCGATTCGGGCGACGCCACCATGGAACTCCGCGCCCTTGTCAGCGCCGCCAACGCCACTGACCTCTGGAACCTTCGCTGCCACGTCCGCGAAAAACTGATCGCCTTTATTTTCCCCCCACAAACCCTCGAAGGCGAGGAAGACGCCGTGGTGCTGCCGGTGGAGTGA
- a CDS encoding 4Fe-4S dicluster domain-containing protein — MIYKVISKDEFRNFVDALVRANTSYGPRQVDTDRNGEPIYQFMPVSSASEIAFDYTVTTSSAKHFLMPFREELSKFSFRDGDWDQEVKYDAPPIVLVGLRPCDINAINILDEVMLKGPYPSPYYLARRKNTFIIGMDHLPLPDCFCRSMNRHTTDHGFNLFASDIGESYFLSINSSKAFNFLKEFETTEPTEEDDCKLIERRKLIKQSFKTNVEVTGLPVFLDLEFDSPIWKKWGDKCLNCGSCAMVCPTCYCYNVEEHFETNLESSSRQRRLYSCNLIDFAEVTGGHNFRPKNGDRLKYRYYHHYRGFAVNDNQQICVGCNRCGRACLAGINPKDVINDLRLEKESCVTCVSPSPAKT, encoded by the coding sequence ATGATCTACAAAGTCATCTCCAAAGACGAGTTCCGCAATTTCGTCGATGCCCTCGTCAGGGCGAACACCTCTTATGGGCCGCGCCAGGTTGATACCGACCGCAACGGCGAGCCGATCTACCAGTTCATGCCGGTCTCGTCGGCAAGCGAGATCGCCTTCGACTACACCGTCACCACCTCCTCGGCCAAACATTTCCTGATGCCCTTTCGCGAAGAGCTGTCGAAGTTCAGCTTCCGCGATGGCGACTGGGATCAGGAGGTGAAGTACGACGCGCCGCCCATCGTGCTCGTCGGCCTGCGTCCGTGCGACATCAACGCCATCAACATCCTCGACGAGGTGATGCTGAAAGGGCCGTATCCGTCGCCCTACTACCTGGCGCGGCGCAAGAATACCTTCATCATCGGCATGGATCACCTGCCGCTGCCGGACTGCTTCTGCCGCTCGATGAACCGGCACACGACCGACCACGGCTTCAACCTCTTCGCCTCGGACATCGGCGAGAGCTACTTCCTGTCGATCAACTCCTCGAAAGCCTTCAACTTCCTCAAGGAGTTCGAGACCACCGAGCCGACCGAAGAGGACGACTGCAAGCTCATCGAACGGCGCAAGCTGATCAAGCAGAGCTTCAAGACCAACGTCGAGGTGACCGGCCTGCCGGTGTTCCTCGACTTGGAGTTCGACTCGCCGATCTGGAAAAAGTGGGGAGACAAGTGCCTGAACTGCGGCTCCTGCGCGATGGTCTGCCCGACCTGCTACTGCTACAACGTCGAGGAACACTTCGAAACGAATCTCGAAAGCTCCAGCCGACAGAGGCGGCTCTATTCGTGCAACCTGATCGATTTCGCCGAAGTAACCGGCGGGCACAACTTCCGCCCGAAAAATGGCGACCGGCTCAAGTACCGTTACTACCACCACTACCGGGGGTTTGCGGTCAACGACAACCAGCAGATTTGCGTTGGCTGCAACCGCTGCGGACGCGCCTGCCTGGCCGGCATCAATCCGAAGGACGTCATCAACGACCTCAGACTGGAAAAAGAATCATGCGTGACCTGCGTTTCACCATCACCGGCGAAGACCTGA
- a CDS encoding NADH ubiquinone oxidoreductase: MNHLGFDREKIRIGSFDFTCCEGCQLQLANKESTLPEFLALLDIRNFREISSERLDDYDIALVEGSITRQDEVERLKAIRAQAKTLVAYGTCACFGGMNAQKNKFDKEECIRTVYGDKEIDTMQESHKISDFVQVDYSIPGCPVNKEEVERIVVSIATRSPISLPKYPVCVECKQRLNTCLFDLGEVCLGPISRAGCNAVCPTGKTVCLGCRGPADGINYDSFVQLVKEHGLSENEMNEKLAFYNGFAEYLSHEG, translated from the coding sequence ATGAACCACCTCGGATTCGATAGAGAGAAAATCAGGATCGGCTCCTTCGACTTCACCTGCTGCGAAGGGTGCCAGCTCCAGCTCGCCAACAAGGAATCGACCCTGCCGGAGTTCCTCGCCCTGCTCGACATCAGGAACTTCCGCGAAATCTCCTCGGAGCGGCTGGACGATTACGACATCGCGCTGGTCGAAGGAAGCATCACGCGCCAGGATGAGGTCGAGCGACTGAAGGCGATCCGCGCCCAGGCCAAGACGCTCGTCGCCTACGGAACCTGCGCCTGCTTCGGCGGCATGAACGCGCAGAAAAACAAGTTCGACAAGGAGGAGTGCATCCGCACGGTCTATGGCGATAAAGAGATCGACACCATGCAAGAGTCGCACAAGATCAGCGACTTCGTGCAGGTCGATTACTCGATTCCCGGCTGCCCGGTGAACAAGGAGGAGGTCGAGCGCATCGTGGTGAGCATCGCCACCCGCTCGCCCATCTCGCTGCCGAAGTACCCGGTATGCGTCGAGTGCAAGCAGCGGCTCAACACCTGCCTGTTCGACCTCGGCGAGGTGTGCCTCGGCCCGATTTCACGCGCCGGATGCAACGCGGTCTGCCCAACCGGCAAGACAGTCTGCCTCGGCTGCCGAGGCCCGGCGGACGGCATCAACTACGACTCGTTCGTGCAGCTCGTTAAAGAGCACGGACTGAGCGAGAACGAAATGAACGAAAAGCTCGCATTTTACAACGGTTTCGCAGAGTATCTGAGCCATGAAGGTTGA
- a CDS encoding peptidase U32 family protein produces the protein MPAKPQLISPAGDWTSMRAALDAGADAVYFGAEGFNMRAASKGFSPGDFGGIARLCRSHGAKAYLALNSVIYDAELDEVDRTAAAAKAAGLDAVICWDLAVIEACRRHEMPIHLSTQASVSNINALRFYASLGARMIVLARELTLEQTAAITKCIAAEKLPVTVESFVHGAMCVAISGRCFLSQELFGRSANRGECVQPCRRSYRIADVEEGFELELGSNYVMSPKDLCALPFLDKLFDAGIGAFKIEGRNRSPEYVATTTAAYRKAIDFIAAHRNDKDFDEAYRSLTDRLQNDLVRVYNRGFSEGFFFGKPADAWTKHSGSAATETKSYVGVVRKYFPKAGVAEILVHAPSVDSGVRLSIQGPATGLVTVPDAELHLDGQLANRIEQGQIFTVRCDRVRKNDKVYVLLKN, from the coding sequence ATGCCCGCCAAGCCTCAACTGATCTCGCCCGCCGGCGACTGGACTTCGATGCGCGCCGCACTCGATGCCGGAGCGGACGCAGTCTATTTCGGGGCCGAGGGATTCAACATGCGCGCCGCGAGCAAAGGCTTTTCACCAGGCGACTTCGGCGGCATCGCGCGGCTCTGCCGCAGCCATGGCGCAAAGGCGTACCTCGCGCTGAACTCGGTGATCTACGACGCCGAGCTCGACGAGGTTGACCGCACCGCCGCCGCCGCAAAAGCCGCCGGGCTCGACGCCGTGATCTGCTGGGACTTGGCGGTCATCGAGGCGTGCCGCCGCCACGAGATGCCGATCCACCTCTCGACACAGGCCTCGGTGAGCAACATCAATGCGCTCCGCTTTTACGCCTCACTCGGCGCGAGGATGATCGTGCTGGCCCGCGAACTGACGCTGGAGCAGACGGCGGCCATCACAAAATGCATCGCCGCCGAAAAGCTGCCGGTGACAGTCGAGAGCTTCGTGCACGGCGCGATGTGCGTGGCGATCTCCGGGCGCTGCTTCCTCTCACAGGAACTGTTCGGGCGCTCGGCCAATCGCGGCGAGTGCGTGCAGCCCTGCCGCCGTTCATACCGGATCGCCGACGTCGAGGAGGGCTTCGAACTGGAACTCGGTTCCAACTATGTGATGAGTCCGAAAGACCTCTGCGCACTGCCGTTCCTCGACAAGCTCTTCGACGCAGGCATCGGCGCGTTCAAAATCGAAGGCCGCAACCGCAGCCCCGAATACGTCGCCACCACCACCGCCGCTTACCGCAAGGCCATCGACTTCATCGCGGCGCACCGGAATGACAAGGATTTCGACGAGGCGTACCGCTCGCTGACCGACAGACTTCAGAACGATCTCGTGCGGGTTTACAACCGCGGCTTCTCCGAAGGCTTCTTCTTCGGCAAACCGGCGGATGCGTGGACAAAACACTCCGGATCGGCGGCGACCGAAACCAAGAGTTATGTCGGTGTCGTGCGCAAATACTTCCCTAAAGCAGGCGTGGCGGAAATCCTCGTCCACGCGCCCAGCGTTGATTCCGGCGTGAGGCTCTCGATTCAGGGCCCGGCGACCGGCCTCGTCACCGTGCCGGACGCGGAGTTGCACCTCGACGGCCAGCTCGCGAACCGAATCGAACAGGGCCAGATTTTCACCGTCCGGTGCGACCGTGTGCGCAAAAACGACAAAGTGTATGTTTTGTTAAAAAATTAA
- a CDS encoding gamma carbonic anhydrase family protein has product MRKVMSYRGMHPEIHDSVFLAEGSYVIGDVKIGAHSSIWFNAVVRGDVCPITIGEKTSVQDNATLHVTHDTGPLKIGSNVTIGHAATLHACTVEDNVLIGMSATLLDHCVVEPWSIVAAGSLVKQGFRVPSGMLVAGVPAKVIRPITEEERANIAESPENYVRYVAHYREEGYEGR; this is encoded by the coding sequence ATGAGAAAGGTCATGTCATATCGGGGGATGCACCCGGAGATTCACGATTCTGTTTTTCTGGCAGAAGGCTCCTACGTCATCGGCGACGTCAAGATTGGCGCGCATTCGAGTATCTGGTTCAACGCGGTGGTTAGGGGTGATGTCTGCCCGATCACCATCGGCGAAAAAACCAGCGTGCAGGATAATGCGACGCTACACGTGACGCACGATACCGGCCCGCTGAAGATCGGCAGCAACGTCACGATCGGCCATGCGGCCACGCTGCACGCCTGCACGGTGGAGGATAACGTGCTGATTGGCATGAGCGCTACCCTGCTTGATCATTGCGTCGTCGAACCCTGGTCGATCGTGGCTGCCGGGTCACTGGTCAAGCAGGGCTTTCGGGTGCCTTCGGGAATGCTGGTCGCCGGAGTTCCGGCCAAGGTGATCCGTCCGATCACCGAGGAGGAGCGTGCCAATATCGCCGAGTCGCCGGAAAATTACGTGCGTTACGTGGCGCACTATCGTGAAGAGGGCTATGAGGGCCGGTAA
- a CDS encoding Ni/Fe hydrogenase subunit alpha — MKVDFNIDIHHLPRVEGHGDIRISVRDGKLVDAKWAVVETPRFFEVMVKGLSAERVPFLTSRICGICSISHSLASIRSLERAMQITPPETARIIRLLAMHGETLQSHALHLFFLAAPDFMGTPSVVPLMQSHPEVVEAGLLLKELGNELSIATTGRATHPVSLVLGGVSKAPAKQRLAEIKQMIADRKPMLDRATDFFMTLRVPEFVRETEFISLHDGKSYPYIGGNLVSTDGVKRDENDYLAMTNEYTVDFSTSKFTRLSRESSAAGALARFNNNYAQLHPRAKEAAAAFGLEPVCHNPFMNNIAQLVECHHLVADAEELIDRLLDDDLRNIKADYKPRAGAATGAVEAPRGVLYHYMETDESGKVVKGDCIIPTTQNNANIHYDLHALAEQSLAQGMGEKEVEKLCEMLVRSYDPCISCSVH, encoded by the coding sequence ATGAAGGTTGACTTCAACATAGACATCCACCACCTGCCGAGGGTCGAAGGCCACGGCGATATTCGCATTTCAGTCAGGGACGGCAAGCTCGTTGACGCCAAATGGGCGGTGGTCGAAACGCCGCGCTTTTTCGAGGTGATGGTGAAGGGACTCTCCGCCGAGCGGGTGCCGTTCCTCACCTCGCGCATCTGCGGCATCTGCTCGATCAGCCACTCGCTGGCCAGCATCCGCTCGCTCGAACGCGCCATGCAGATCACGCCGCCCGAAACGGCGCGAATCATCCGCCTGCTCGCCATGCACGGCGAGACGCTGCAAAGCCACGCGTTGCACCTCTTCTTCCTCGCCGCGCCGGACTTCATGGGCACGCCGAGCGTCGTGCCGCTCATGCAATCGCACCCGGAGGTGGTCGAGGCGGGCCTCTTGCTCAAGGAGCTGGGCAACGAACTGAGCATCGCCACCACGGGCCGCGCAACGCATCCGGTCAGCCTCGTGCTCGGCGGCGTCAGCAAAGCCCCCGCGAAGCAGCGTTTGGCGGAGATCAAACAGATGATCGCCGACCGCAAGCCGATGCTCGACCGGGCCACCGACTTTTTCATGACGCTCCGCGTGCCGGAGTTCGTGCGTGAAACCGAGTTCATCTCACTGCACGACGGCAAAAGCTACCCCTACATCGGCGGCAACCTTGTTTCGACCGACGGCGTGAAGCGCGACGAGAACGACTATCTGGCGATGACCAACGAGTACACGGTGGATTTTTCGACCTCGAAGTTCACAAGGCTCAGCCGCGAGTCCTCAGCCGCCGGAGCGCTGGCGCGGTTCAACAACAACTACGCCCAGCTCCATCCGCGAGCCAAAGAGGCAGCGGCGGCGTTCGGCCTCGAACCGGTCTGTCACAACCCGTTCATGAACAACATCGCCCAGCTCGTCGAGTGTCACCACCTCGTGGCCGACGCCGAAGAGCTCATCGACCGCCTGCTCGACGACGACCTGCGCAACATCAAGGCCGACTACAAGCCGCGAGCCGGAGCCGCCACCGGAGCCGTCGAAGCGCCGCGCGGCGTGCTCTACCACTACATGGAGACCGACGAGAGCGGCAAGGTGGTCAAAGGCGACTGCATCATCCCCACAACGCAGAACAACGCCAACATCCACTACGACCTCCACGCCCTCGCCGAGCAATCGCTGGCGCAAGGCATGGGCGAAAAAGAGGTTGAAAAGCTCTGCGAAATGCTGGTGCGCTCCTACGACCCCTGCATTTCATGCTCGGTGCACTGA
- a CDS encoding TrmH family RNA methyltransferase: protein MRRESFPPLSKAMLGRLARLGQKKHRDSEGLFLAEGLRTVSELLQSLSDPSMLHALVFDEKAAGQLDGLERFAGKAWLAGPNEFKRLAQTTSPQGVVAAFRKPESGEFRPASARSFVVALDDVQDPGNVGTIIRTAAWFGAEAVICGRGTADPYNAKSVRSSAGSIFALAIDTTPDLAKTLRRLQADGFTVAASALDGQDYRFFAEWPARRVLVIGNEANGISAEILALADRRLLIPPAGARPAVESLNASVSAGILMATIHG from the coding sequence ATGAGGCGTGAATCCTTTCCGCCGCTGAGCAAGGCAATGCTGGGTCGTCTGGCGCGACTCGGGCAAAAGAAGCATCGCGACAGCGAAGGCCTGTTTCTTGCCGAGGGGTTGCGCACGGTCAGTGAGTTGCTTCAGAGTCTTTCCGATCCGTCGATGCTGCACGCGCTTGTGTTCGACGAAAAGGCGGCGGGCCAGCTCGATGGCCTGGAGCGTTTCGCCGGAAAGGCGTGGCTCGCCGGGCCGAATGAGTTCAAACGTCTCGCACAGACCACCTCGCCGCAGGGCGTGGTTGCGGCGTTCCGGAAACCGGAGAGTGGCGAGTTTCGGCCCGCATCCGCCCGTTCGTTCGTCGTGGCGCTCGACGACGTGCAGGATCCGGGCAACGTCGGCACGATCATCCGCACGGCGGCCTGGTTCGGCGCGGAGGCGGTCATTTGCGGGCGCGGCACCGCCGATCCGTACAACGCCAAATCGGTCCGGTCGAGTGCGGGCAGCATCTTCGCGCTCGCAATTGACACCACGCCTGACCTCGCCAAAACGCTACGCCGCCTGCAAGCCGATGGCTTCACGGTCGCGGCGTCAGCGCTCGACGGGCAGGACTACCGCTTCTTTGCTGAGTGGCCCGCCCGCCGCGTCCTCGTCATCGGCAACGAAGCCAACGGCATCAGCGCCGAAATTCTCGCCCTCGCCGACCGCCGGCTGCTCATTCCCCCCGCCGGAGCAAGACCTGCCGTAGAATCCCTCAACGCCTCGGTGTCAGCGGGAATTCTGATGGCGACGATACATGGATAA
- a CDS encoding TerC family protein, with protein sequence MEWIFSPEAWIALLTLTTLEIVLGIDNIIFLTIIVSRMPAKQQKPGRILGLGLAMLSRIALLLSITWVMRLTNELFTAFGHAVTGRDLILLGGGLFLLAKSTHEIHQSLEGTEEVVKERSASNFVMTLIQIALIDIVFSLDSVITAVGLAKDIPVMILAIMIAVGIMMVAAQTIGEFVERHPTIKMLALSFLILVGATLVAEGAGFEFPRGYIYFAMAFSVSVEMLNLRLRKKEAEPPVHLRKALEEEETL encoded by the coding sequence ATGGAATGGATTTTCAGCCCGGAGGCGTGGATCGCGCTCTTGACGCTGACGACGCTTGAAATCGTCCTCGGCATCGACAATATCATTTTTCTGACGATCATTGTGAGCCGGATGCCCGCCAAGCAGCAGAAACCGGGACGCATACTCGGCCTCGGGCTGGCCATGCTTAGCCGCATCGCGCTCCTGCTCTCGATCACTTGGGTCATGCGCCTCACCAACGAGCTGTTCACCGCTTTCGGCCACGCCGTCACGGGCCGCGACCTCATCCTGCTCGGCGGCGGCCTGTTCCTGCTCGCAAAAAGCACCCACGAAATTCACCAAAGCCTCGAAGGCACCGAAGAGGTCGTCAAGGAGCGCTCCGCTTCGAACTTCGTCATGACGCTCATCCAGATCGCCCTCATCGACATCGTCTTCTCGCTCGACTCGGTCATTACCGCTGTCGGCCTTGCCAAAGATATTCCGGTCATGATTCTGGCCATCATGATAGCCGTGGGCATCATGATGGTGGCCGCGCAAACCATCGGCGAGTTCGTCGAGCGACACCCGACCATCAAGATGCTCGCCCTGAGCTTTTTGATTCTGGTCGGCGCGACGCTGGTGGCCGAGGGGGCCGGATTCGAGTTTCCGCGCGGCTACATCTACTTCGCTATGGCCTTCTCGGTCTCGGTGGAGATGCTCAACCTCCGCCTGCGCAAGAAAGAGGCCGAGCCGCCGGTGCATCTGCGCAAGGCGCTGGAGGAGGAAGAGACGCTCTGA
- a CDS encoding FAD/NAD(P)-binding protein codes for MVTDHGYKCRITNIVPLSEHEKLFQLRIVDPRERELFTFRPGQFLMLEVPGYGEAPISISSATSNREFIELCIRKAGHVTSALFEAKQGAFVAVRGPFGTSFPMEAMQDHDVLLIAGGLGIAPLRAPLFWINDHRDHYRNVSFLYGAKEPSQMLFTYQFEEWKTVSHIDLHTIVEKPDDQWTGRTGMITLLFDEITIDPKNTWAIVCGPPVMFKFVCTHLDKLGIPMNRMFVSLERHMNCGMGKCCRCMVGSTFTCLDGPVFDYWSVMNLKEAI; via the coding sequence ATGGTGACCGACCACGGCTACAAGTGCCGCATCACCAACATCGTGCCGCTATCGGAGCACGAAAAGCTCTTTCAGCTCCGCATCGTCGATCCGCGCGAGCGCGAGCTGTTCACCTTCAGGCCGGGCCAGTTCCTGATGCTCGAAGTGCCGGGCTACGGCGAAGCGCCGATCTCGATTTCGAGTGCCACGAGCAACCGCGAATTCATCGAGCTGTGCATCCGCAAGGCGGGCCACGTCACCTCGGCGCTGTTCGAGGCAAAGCAAGGCGCGTTTGTCGCCGTTCGCGGGCCGTTCGGCACCTCGTTTCCGATGGAGGCAATGCAGGATCACGACGTGCTGCTCATCGCGGGCGGCCTCGGCATCGCCCCGTTGCGCGCGCCGCTCTTCTGGATCAACGACCACCGCGACCACTACCGCAACGTGAGCTTTCTGTACGGCGCAAAGGAGCCGTCGCAGATGCTCTTCACCTACCAGTTTGAGGAGTGGAAGACCGTCAGCCACATCGACCTGCACACCATCGTCGAAAAACCGGATGACCAGTGGACGGGACGCACGGGAATGATTACCTTGCTCTTCGACGAGATCACGATCGACCCGAAGAACACCTGGGCGATTGTCTGCGGCCCGCCGGTGATGTTCAAATTCGTCTGCACGCACCTCGACAAACTCGGCATTCCGATGAACCGGATGTTCGTGTCGCTGGAGCGCCACATGAATTGCGGCATGGGCAAGTGCTGCCGCTGCATGGTCGGCTCGACCTTCACCTGCCTCGACGGCCCGGTATTCGACTACTGGAGCGTCATGAATCTCAAGGAAGCGATTTAA
- a CDS encoding FKBP-type peptidyl-prolyl cis-trans isomerase, with product MAQAKKGDKVLVHYTGTYDDGTVFDSSVERGPLEVTIGTGMVIPGFDRALLDMEPGQKKTVNIPVDDAYGPRAEELIAEVPRERIPAEIPLEIGQQLQLSLADGGEVIVMIVDLTDTTVTLDANHPMAGLDLNFELELVEIL from the coding sequence ATGGCACAGGCCAAAAAAGGCGACAAGGTTCTGGTTCACTACACCGGCACCTATGATGACGGCACGGTTTTCGACAGCTCCGTGGAGCGCGGGCCGCTGGAGGTTACCATCGGCACCGGCATGGTGATTCCCGGCTTCGACCGCGCGCTGCTCGACATGGAGCCGGGCCAGAAGAAGACGGTCAACATTCCCGTTGACGACGCGTATGGCCCGAGAGCCGAAGAGCTTATCGCCGAAGTTCCGCGTGAGCGGATTCCTGCCGAAATTCCGCTTGAAATCGGCCAGCAGTTGCAACTCAGCCTCGCCGACGGCGGCGAAGTGATCGTGATGATCGTCGATCTGACCGACACCACCGTCACGCTCGACGCCAACCACCCGATGGCTGGTCTCGACCTGAACTTCGAACTTGAACTGGTCGAAATCCTCTGA
- a CDS encoding protoporphyrinogen/coproporphyrinogen oxidase translates to MAQKEVVIIGGGISGLSMAFYCSQAGMKTTLIEKENAVGGSFFSPQFSSNSDKFWLEMGAHTCYSSYQNLLGIVEGCGIADTIIPRAKVPFTLLKNGKVSSIMSGLNIFELLRSAPNLFFLKKENMSVRAYYSKIVGENNYRNTVSHFFNAVPSQPTDDFPADMMFKSREKRKDVLKNYTFKNGLQSVALTIAAQKGIEVHTGSPAQSVSTSGGKYVVKTADGQEYAGDALVIALPSAPAARLVHDINPGLADHFTKLRYADVDSVGVVIRKSNVSLKPVAAIISPNDIFFSMVSRDTVPDDNFRGFAFHFRPGLDDNAKFKRITEVLGVSLSKIEHTITKKNVVPSLRVGHKDWASKTDQMLGNVRNLYMTGNYYGGMAIEDCVSRSREEFDRMKISR, encoded by the coding sequence ATGGCGCAAAAAGAGGTAGTCATTATCGGCGGCGGCATCAGCGGACTCAGCATGGCATTTTACTGTTCGCAGGCCGGCATGAAAACCACACTGATCGAAAAAGAGAACGCCGTCGGCGGTTCGTTCTTTTCTCCCCAGTTTTCGAGCAACAGCGACAAGTTCTGGCTGGAGATGGGTGCGCACACCTGCTACAGCTCCTACCAGAACCTGCTCGGCATTGTCGAAGGCTGCGGTATCGCCGATACCATTATTCCTCGCGCAAAGGTACCCTTCACGCTGCTCAAGAACGGGAAGGTGTCGTCGATCATGTCGGGGCTCAATATTTTCGAGTTGCTCCGTTCCGCTCCGAACCTCTTTTTCCTCAAAAAGGAGAACATGTCGGTGCGCGCCTATTACTCCAAAATCGTTGGAGAGAACAACTACCGCAACACGGTGAGCCACTTCTTCAACGCCGTGCCGTCGCAGCCGACCGACGATTTTCCGGCCGACATGATGTTCAAGAGCCGCGAGAAACGGAAGGATGTGCTCAAGAACTATACTTTCAAGAATGGCCTGCAGAGCGTGGCCCTCACCATCGCTGCCCAGAAGGGGATCGAAGTGCACACCGGCTCGCCAGCGCAGTCGGTTTCGACCTCCGGCGGCAAGTATGTCGTCAAAACCGCTGACGGTCAGGAGTATGCCGGTGACGCACTCGTCATTGCGCTGCCCTCGGCTCCGGCAGCGAGGCTGGTGCACGACATCAATCCGGGACTTGCCGATCACTTTACCAAACTCAGGTACGCTGATGTTGACTCGGTTGGCGTGGTGATCCGCAAGAGCAACGTGTCGCTCAAGCCTGTGGCGGCGATCATTTCGCCGAACGACATCTTCTTCTCGATGGTGTCTCGCGACACCGTGCCCGACGACAATTTCCGCGGTTTTGCATTCCACTTTCGCCCGGGCCTTGACGACAACGCCAAATTCAAGCGAATCACCGAGGTGCTCGGCGTCAGCCTGTCGAAGATTGAGCACACGATCACCAAAAAGAATGTGGTGCCTTCATTGCGCGTTGGCCACAAGGATTGGGCCTCGAAGACCGACCAGATGCTCGGCAACGTGCGTAACCTCTATATGACTGGCAATTATTATGGCGGCATGGCCATCGAGGACTGCGTCAGCCGATCCCGCGAAGAGTTCGACCGCATGAAAATTTCGCGCTGA